The Gemmatirosa kalamazoonensis nucleotide sequence AGGATGCGTTGACCGGTGAGCTCCGACAGCGAGGACGCGGCGCGGTGCAGCCCGATGTTGAACAACTCGGTCAGCGCGTCCTTGTCGAGCTGCTCGACGTTCACGGCGCCCCCGCGCCGAGCGCGTCGCGCACGGCCTGGCGGAGTCCTTCGGCGGAGACGGGCTTGCCGAGAAACGCGAGCGCGCCCGATTCGGCGACGAGCTTCGCGGTCGAGCGCTGCACGTCCGCGCTCACCACGATGACGCGCGCGCCGGCGTCGAGCTCGCGCAGCCGCTCGAGCACCTCCATGCCGCCCATGTCCTCCATCGTGAGGTCGAGCAGCACGAGGTCGGGACGGTGCACGAAGAACCCCTCGATCGCGGCCA carries:
- a CDS encoding response regulator produces the protein MATIMIVDDSNYTRRTHRRMMEDDGHVVHEAATGMAAIEGFFVHRPDLVLLDLTMEDMGGMEVLERLRELDAGARVIVVSADVQRSTAKLVAESGALAFLGKPVSAEGLRQAVRDALGAGAP